The Engystomops pustulosus chromosome 4, aEngPut4.maternal, whole genome shotgun sequence genome contains a region encoding:
- the LOC140126034 gene encoding aldo-keto reductase family 1 member C3-like isoform X3: MFGGGHLHETSRVLLNDGNKMPVLGLGTFSPEIVSAKLLPTNSQMGSIDEATGTLDPTILKSVEEATKTALDIGYRHVDSAYGYLIEESLGKVFREKFLDCTLKREDLFYTSKLWNTFHQPHRVRLALERSLHSLQLDYIDLYLIHHPITFQPGEDLMSVDENGAVAFDNVDLCQTWEVLEQCKDAGLVKSIGVSNFNRELLEMILNKPGLKYKPVCNQVEFHPYLSQKGLQEFCRSKDIVLVGYGVLGSPGAGNWKDQGVPSILQNPMLISIGKKYQKSPAQVSIRYTMQRGVVPIVKSFSPERLRQNFQVFDFHLSPEDMKEIDGLNQNLRYWKYEVWKDHPNYHYQNFD, translated from the exons ATGTTCGGTGGTGGCCATCTACATGAAACCTCCCGGGTTCTCCTCAATGATGGGAACAAGATGCCGGTGTTAGGACTGGGCACGTTCAGCCCCGAAATC GTTTCAGCTAAATTGCTCCCAACAAACTCCCAGATGGGCTCCATTGATGAAGCTACAGGCACGCTTGACCCG ACTATACTGAAGAGTGTGGAAGAGGCTACCAAGACTGCGTTGGATATTGGGTACCGCCATGTGGACAGTGCCTACGGATATCTGATAGAAGAGAGTTTGGGGAAGGTCTTTCGAGAGAAGTTCCTGGATTGTACCTTGAAAAGAGAAGATCTGTTCTATACATCTAAG CTCTGGAACACTTTCCATCAGCCCCATCGTGTCCGCCTGGCACTAGAAAGATCACTTCATTCCCTTCAACTGGATTATATTGACCTCTACCTCATCCACCATCCCATAACATTTCAG CCAGGAGAAGACCTCATGTCTGTTGATGAGAACGGAGCCGTTGCTTTTGATAATGTTGATCTTTGCCAGACCTGGGAG GTTCTGGAGCAGTGTAAGGACGCCGGGCTGGTGAAATCTATCGGAGTGTCCAACTTCAACCGCGAGCTGCTGGAGATGATTCTGAATAAGCCAGGACTGAAATATAAACCTGTCTGCAATCAG GTAGAATTCCACCCATACCTGAGTCAGAAGGGGCTGCAGGAATTCTGTAGATCTAAGGACATTGTTCTGGTTGGATATGGGGTGCTGGGATCCCCCGGAGCTGGTAACTG GAAAGATCAAGGGGTGCCAAGTATTTTGCAAAATCCAATGCTGATTTCCATTGGGAAGAAATATCAGAAAAGTCCAGCGCAAGTCTCGATCCGATACACCATGCAGCGGGGGGTGGTGCCCATCGTAAAAAGCTTTAGCCCGGAACGTTTGAGGCAGAACTTCCAG GTTTTTGACTTCCATCTCAGTCCTGAAGACATGAAAGAGATCGATGGCCTCAACCAAAACCTGCGCTACTGGAAATATGAAGT atGGAAGGATCATCCTAATTATCATTACCAAAATTTTGActaa